The Oscillospiraceae bacterium genome contains the following window.
CGCGACTTGATTCTTGCCTGGCGTCAACGTGTCAGCTATTTCTTTAGGTGATTCTTCGGGCGTTGCCGCCGGCTTCTTATGTGGTGCTGTTGGCTTGGGTACAGTTTTTGACGCGGCTTTTGGCGCCGCTTTGGTTGGCAATTTTGTCGCAGTGCCTGATTTGGCTTGCGGCTTTTTTGTGGGGGGAGATGGCTTTTTCGGTGTTGGCAGTTTTGTCACAGGTTTGACGGTTGCCTTTTCGGATGCAACAGAAGCAACCGTATCCTTTTCAGCTACGGCTTCAATCGGCGGCATTGGCTTGGCTGTGGATGGTTTTGTTGCTTTTTTCTTTGGGCTATTTTGTGAAGCATTGCCCGGCTTGCGGACAGGTCCTTTGCTCATTGTACACCTCGCATTGGGATTTCTCTTGACTAAAATTCTTCAAGCACATTATATACGATGCTGCAACAAAATACAATAACAAAACGGTTACAAATTCAAGAAAATTTTGCATAACGGAAAGAATTATGTCACCCTACACACAAAATTTGCTCTGAAATTATCGAAAAAGACGACAAAAATCCTGATAAATGCCCGGCAAAGACAAAACAAATGTCACACAAGCACCCGACGAAATTTATAAAAAATCTAAAAATTATGATTGACAAGTGCATGAGAGTGTGATATATTGATTGAGAGTAAGCGGAGATAGTTGGCATAAGAGGAGTTGCGCATGAGGGCAAAAGCATTGCGGTTGTTGGATGATACGACCTTGTGCGGCCAAGCGCAAGCAGGAGACCGACAAGCCGAAGAATTGCTGATTTTGCGATATACACGGCACGTGCGACGTTGTGCCCATCCGTTATTTTTAATGGGCGGAGACAATGAAGACCTCAACCAAGAAGGGTTGTTGGGACTTTTGTCAGCCATTCGTGATTACCGGGCTGACGGCACGGCGGCATTTGCTACCTACGCTGAAACCTGCATTCGTAATCGTTTGGCATCGGCTATTTCCAAAGCCAATCGGCTGAAACATACACCATTGAACTCTTCCTTGTCGATGGACGTGCCGCAGTTGGCAGCTGTGCTACATGACTTTAATGTGATTGATCCAGAGAAGTGGGTGATTGAGCGCGAAGAGGGACGTGAGTTCGCGCAGTTGCTGGCTGGAATGCTGTCAAGCATTGAATCGAGAGTGTTGCAATTGTATTGCGATGGGTATTCCTACCGTGAGATTGCTGCGCAGATGAATGTGAAAAGCAAGACGGTGGATAACGCCATCCAGCGCATCAAGAAAAAATTAAGAAGTGTTTTGTAAGAGACAATGCCTACACCGTTCCGCAAAGATAGTAACCCCGCCTCGCCAGAGGCATTATTATATGTGCCCATGTAGCTTAAATCACCAGAGCGCGCAACAACGAGGTGTCGGTGCAAATCCGTCCACGGGCAAAGAAAATCACCAAAAGTGAGGGAAAACCAATGTACGAAGACAAAACCCTGAAGTGCAAGGATTGCGATGAAGATTTTATCTTTACCGCAGGAGAGCAAGAGTTCTAC
Protein-coding sequences here:
- a CDS encoding sigma-70 family RNA polymerase sigma factor, which gives rise to MRAKALRLLDDTTLCGQAQAGDRQAEELLILRYTRHVRRCAHPLFLMGGDNEDLNQEGLLGLLSAIRDYRADGTAAFATYAETCIRNRLASAISKANRLKHTPLNSSLSMDVPQLAAVLHDFNVIDPEKWVIEREEGREFAQLLAGMLSSIESRVLQLYCDGYSYREIAAQMNVKSKTVDNAIQRIKKKLRSVL